In the genome of Magnolia sinica isolate HGM2019 chromosome 2, MsV1, whole genome shotgun sequence, one region contains:
- the LOC131236559 gene encoding F-box protein At5g03100-like, producing MARNPRDRLSPLPEDILHHILSFLPLKYAARTSILSNRWRTLWISNPILDFGSEAGLPRSPKSSIPIIEQCLVLYKAKTLQKFHIHFCPGRKYSSLLDKWIRFAIKKGVKELHLELYTDESQEDEDEDGDDEDDENAYELPSFFFRSQSVSVLKLHCCALNPPLKSFTGFESLKTLHLVQVRVTDEIISLLVSKCRFLEDLCIWACHRLVDLKVCGVDLRLRNLLVLGCRGLKGIEIYAPNLALFEYDGKNFPKLDLKNVACLREVSLFFLEPGFRPVHQDWRTFLVDITHVEVLNVGSWFLQFIFLGYYAFRSPPLVFHNLKELHCYGMSLSRCTLLALLAFISGCPSLVEVSVNLDYDCVIQPFDPFDEFEDYEWDPPFEDGFELDEEDYWRVEGKEKLEHLDYQLHCLEMVKVNEFSGGECEMLLVEFLLEKAVVLKSLLLNSQSKCNTKKQLLKEQVSLFPKASSCGKVEISEPSMGDLGMRHLKMLKHLLTL from the coding sequence atggCCAGAAACCCTCGCGACCGCCTTAGCCCTCTGCCGGAGGATATCCTCCACCATATCCTCTCCTTCTTGCCTCTGAAATATGCAGCCCgaacaagcattttatcaaacaggtGGCGGACGCTTTGGATATCCAACCCAATCCTCGACTTCGGCTCCGAAGCTGGTCTCCCCCGATCGCCAAAATCATCGATCCCCATCATCGAACAATGTCTCGTTCTCTACAAAGCCAAAACCCTCCAAAAATTCCACATCCACTTCTGTCCGGGCCGCAAATACTCTTCCTTGCTTGACAAGTGGATTCGTTTTGCTATTAAGAAAGGCGTCAAAGAACTCCATCTCGAACTCTATACAGATGAATctcaagaagatgaagatgaagatggcGACGACGAGGACGACGAAAATGCCTATGAATTGCCTTCGTTTTTCTTTCGGTCCCAGTCTGTATCTGTCTTGAAGCTTCATTGCTGTGCTTTGAATCCTCCTTTGAAGAGTTTTACGGGATTCGAATCCCTTAAAACTCTACATCTTGTACAAGTGAGAGTCACGGACGAAATTATATCTCTGTTGGTTTCGAAATGTCGCTTTCTTGAGGATTTGTGCATCTGGGCTTGTCATCGGTTGGTCGATCTTAAGGTTTGCGGGGTTGATTTGAGGCTTAGGAATTTGTTGGTGTTGGGGTGTCGGGGCTTGAAGGGGATTGAGATTTATGCTCCGAACCTTGCATTGTTTGAGTACGATGGGAAGAACTTTCCTAAGCTGGATTTGAAGAATGTAGCTTGTTTGCGTGAGGTTAGTCTTTTCTTTCTGGAACCTGGTTTTAGGCCTGTTCATCAAGATTGGAGGACATTCCTTGTTGATATTACACATGTCGAGGTTTTGAATGTGGGGAGTTGGTTCCTTCAGTTTATATTTTTAGGGTATTACGCCTTTAGAAGTCCACCACTTGTGTTCCATAATCTTAAAGAACTGCATTGTTATGGCATGTCACTGTCTCGATGCACGCTTCTTGCGCTTTTAGCCTTCATCAGTGGTTGCCCTTCTTTAGTAGAAGTGAGTGTCAATCTCGACTATGATTGTGTGATACAGCCCTTTGATCCTTTTGATGAATTTGAAGACtatgagtgggacccaccttttgagGATGGATTTGAACTTGATGAGGAAGATTATTGGAGGGTAGAAGGGAAGGAAAAATTGGAGCATCTTGATTATCAGTTACATTGCCTAGAGATGGTCAAAGTGAATGAGTTTTCAGGTGGTGAGTGTGAAATGCTGCTGGTGGAATTTCTATTAGAGAAGGCAGTTGTTCTCAAGTCATTACTTCTAAACTCACAATCAAAGTGCAATACGAAGAAGCAGTTACTCAAAGAGCAGGTCTCTCTCTTCCCCAAAGCTTCTTCCTGTGGCAAAGTAGAAATTTCAGAACCTTCCATGGGCGATCTTGGCATGAGACATCTCAAAATGTTGAAACATTTACTGACATTGTGA